One part of the Ochrobactrum quorumnocens genome encodes these proteins:
- a CDS encoding FGGY-family carbohydrate kinase yields the protein MRGKGDIIIGIDAGTSVVKAVAFDLSGRQLESAAVRNTYETGEHGAATQSLSQTWEDCVSALRGLSEKVPGLSERTAAISVTGQGDGTWLVGRDNKPVGDAWIWLDARAANTVTKLAGGPMNRARFEATGTGLNTCQQGTQMAHMDSFVPELLDNAEVALHCKDWLYLNLTGVRATDPSEASFTFGNFRNRQYDDVVIDALGLKERRGLLPEIVDGTLTQHPLSPEAAAATGLLAGTPVSLGYVDMVMTALGAGVYCGTADAGCSTIGSTGVHMRAKPVADIHLNADGTGYVIALPIPGIVTQVQTNMGATINIDWILQIAADLMSTADKKVSLNDLIPRLDEWFNTSRPGALLYHPYISEAGERGPFVNAFARAGFIGLSSRDRFPELVRSVVEGLGMATRDCYAAMGGMPAELRLTGGAARSRALRSTLSAAVNAPVRVSSREEAGAAGAAMMAAVAIGAYPSMDDCIAEWVAPLLGSGEAPDAAQAQRYEELFTAYKDARLALAPIWDKLAADR from the coding sequence ATGCGTGGTAAGGGTGATATAATCATCGGTATCGACGCGGGCACATCCGTCGTCAAGGCAGTGGCGTTCGATCTTAGCGGTCGTCAACTGGAATCGGCGGCCGTCCGCAATACATACGAAACCGGAGAACATGGTGCCGCAACTCAGTCTTTGTCCCAGACATGGGAAGACTGCGTAAGCGCATTGCGCGGCCTGTCAGAAAAAGTTCCCGGCTTAAGCGAGCGCACTGCCGCTATTTCCGTCACCGGTCAAGGTGACGGCACATGGCTTGTTGGTCGCGACAATAAGCCGGTCGGCGATGCCTGGATCTGGCTCGACGCGCGCGCCGCCAATACCGTCACAAAACTTGCAGGAGGTCCGATGAACCGCGCGCGCTTTGAAGCGACCGGAACCGGCCTCAATACCTGCCAGCAAGGCACACAAATGGCGCATATGGACAGTTTCGTGCCGGAACTGCTCGATAATGCCGAAGTCGCCCTTCACTGCAAGGACTGGCTTTATCTCAACCTCACCGGCGTCCGCGCAACAGACCCCTCGGAAGCCAGTTTCACATTCGGCAATTTCCGCAATCGCCAATATGACGATGTGGTTATTGATGCGCTTGGCCTGAAAGAGCGCCGTGGGCTGTTGCCCGAAATCGTGGACGGCACACTGACACAGCATCCGCTATCCCCCGAAGCAGCAGCTGCGACTGGTCTTCTCGCCGGTACGCCGGTGAGTCTCGGCTATGTTGATATGGTCATGACGGCTCTTGGCGCTGGCGTTTATTGCGGCACCGCAGATGCCGGTTGCTCGACTATCGGATCGACGGGCGTGCATATGCGCGCAAAGCCAGTTGCCGACATTCACCTGAATGCTGACGGCACAGGTTATGTGATTGCGCTGCCAATCCCGGGTATTGTCACCCAGGTTCAGACCAATATGGGCGCGACGATCAATATCGACTGGATTTTGCAGATTGCAGCCGATCTCATGTCGACCGCAGACAAAAAAGTCAGCTTGAACGATCTGATTCCCCGTCTTGATGAGTGGTTCAATACGAGCCGCCCCGGCGCGTTGCTTTATCATCCTTATATTTCCGAAGCTGGAGAACGCGGACCTTTCGTCAACGCTTTTGCCCGTGCGGGCTTTATCGGCCTTTCAAGCCGCGACCGTTTCCCTGAATTGGTACGCTCGGTCGTTGAAGGTCTCGGCATGGCAACACGCGATTGTTATGCGGCCATGGGCGGCATGCCAGCGGAACTACGCCTGACAGGTGGTGCTGCACGTTCGCGTGCGCTTCGCAGCACGCTTTCCGCCGCAGTCAATGCGCCAGTTCGTGTCTCTTCGCGTGAAGAAGCAGGGGCCGCAGGCGCTGCGATGATGGCCGCAGTCGCAATCGGCGCTTATCCTAGCATGGATGATTGCATCGCAGAATGGGTCGCGCCTCTGCTGGGATCGGGAGAAGCGCCTGATGCCGCGCAGGCACAGCGCTATGAAGAGCTTTTCACCGCCTATAAGGACGCCCGACTAGCCCTGGCGCCCATCTGGGACAAGCTTGCAGCCGACAGATAA
- a CDS encoding DUF2291 family protein produces the protein MSTQANQVSQKPAKLNRAVLWSVVAAVVVVGAIGFDTKIVKIGSDADVRQQAFSPEAYGATEFPKVKASVEERAADAVEVGTALAADKDAAGKKYGVGSVNPVISIKFTGTVEERKSNYNVIKVDGFPEGMAIRVQTGPAVNGTDLRDATGTIEFGQFKNQIEFQNAGSALNNEMKKQVLEGVDVNNLVGKTVSVTGVFKLVNPKNWLVTPVGFEVK, from the coding sequence ATGAGTACACAAGCTAATCAAGTTTCACAGAAGCCAGCCAAGCTGAACCGCGCAGTCCTTTGGAGTGTGGTCGCTGCGGTGGTGGTTGTCGGTGCGATTGGATTTGACACCAAGATCGTGAAGATCGGTTCAGATGCCGATGTGCGTCAGCAGGCATTCTCCCCTGAAGCCTATGGCGCTACGGAATTTCCGAAAGTTAAGGCAAGCGTTGAAGAGCGCGCCGCCGATGCAGTTGAAGTTGGCACCGCGCTTGCTGCTGACAAGGATGCTGCTGGCAAGAAGTATGGTGTTGGCAGTGTGAACCCGGTCATTTCGATCAAGTTCACGGGCACCGTTGAAGAGCGTAAGTCGAACTATAATGTCATCAAGGTCGATGGTTTCCCTGAAGGCATGGCAATCCGGGTCCAGACTGGTCCGGCCGTAAACGGTACTGATTTGCGCGATGCAACTGGCACAATCGAATTTGGTCAGTTCAAGAATCAGATCGAATTCCAGAATGCAGGTTCCGCTCTCAACAATGAGATGAAGAAGCAGGTTCTCGAAGGTGTTGACGTCAACAATCTCGTTGGCAAGACAGTGTCGGTGACGGGCGTTTTCAAGCTGGTCAATCCGAAGAACTGGCTGGTTACGCCAGTGGGGTTTGAAGTAAAATGA
- a CDS encoding sugar ABC transporter ATP-binding protein — translation MTLQTKIEGKHGEVVLSAHDVAKAYGRINALKGVNFEIRRGQVTTLFGENGAGKSTLMKVLSGVIQPTSGTIILDGEPVSFNSSSEARDRGISIIHQELSLAPNMNVRDNIFMGREIRGSTGVNFAEEERLTRELLTELEEDIDPLTPVEELRLGQQQVVEIARALSVNSRILIMDEPTSALSASEVEVLFKVIRDLTARGVAIVYISHHLEEALQITDHAVVLRDGAMTAYAPRAEIDLEWIVRNMVGENFDLGSPPTGYEWGDVALSVENLTVQDPTGGDFALVDNMSLKVRAGEIVCIYGLMGAGRTELLETVAGRLKASAGNILLKGQDVAGLTIAQRIDRGLVLVPEDRQRDGLVQTLTVGRNLSLASIGEMTKGLFTSTKREKNIVDQSIKNVHIKTDGGDAAIGSLSGGNQQKVVIGKMLATEPKVILLDEPSRGIDIGAKAEVFKLLAEKAKDGLAVVYTTSEVGECLSIAHRIIVMHRGRISAEFGSDVSKEKIMAASGESMVGH, via the coding sequence ATGACCCTTCAGACCAAAATTGAAGGCAAGCACGGCGAAGTCGTTCTTTCCGCACATGACGTAGCGAAGGCTTATGGGCGTATCAACGCGCTTAAGGGTGTGAATTTCGAAATCCGTCGCGGTCAGGTCACCACACTTTTTGGCGAAAACGGTGCTGGCAAGTCGACGTTGATGAAGGTTCTGTCGGGTGTTATTCAGCCGACCTCTGGCACGATTATTCTCGATGGTGAGCCGGTTTCGTTCAATTCCTCCTCGGAAGCGCGCGATCGCGGTATTTCGATCATTCACCAGGAACTGAGCCTCGCGCCCAATATGAATGTGCGCGACAATATCTTCATGGGTCGCGAAATTCGCGGTTCAACCGGTGTCAATTTTGCGGAAGAAGAACGCCTGACCCGCGAACTTCTGACAGAACTCGAAGAAGATATCGATCCGCTTACGCCTGTCGAAGAGCTTCGTCTCGGCCAACAGCAGGTTGTCGAAATCGCACGTGCACTTTCGGTCAATTCCCGCATTCTGATCATGGATGAGCCGACTTCGGCGCTCAGTGCATCGGAAGTTGAAGTGCTGTTCAAGGTCATTCGTGATCTGACAGCGCGTGGCGTGGCGATTGTTTACATTTCCCACCATCTCGAAGAAGCCCTGCAGATCACCGATCATGCCGTGGTGCTGCGTGATGGTGCGATGACCGCTTATGCACCGCGTGCTGAGATTGATCTTGAATGGATCGTTCGCAACATGGTTGGCGAGAACTTCGATCTCGGTTCGCCTCCGACCGGTTACGAATGGGGCGACGTCGCTCTCTCGGTTGAAAACCTCACGGTTCAGGACCCAACAGGCGGCGATTTCGCACTTGTCGATAATATGTCGCTGAAAGTCCGCGCTGGTGAGATCGTCTGTATCTATGGCCTGATGGGTGCCGGTCGTACCGAGCTGCTTGAAACTGTTGCAGGACGTCTCAAGGCCAGTGCTGGTAACATTCTTCTCAAGGGACAGGATGTGGCTGGCCTCACGATTGCACAGCGCATCGACAGAGGCCTGGTCCTGGTCCCGGAAGATCGTCAGCGCGACGGTCTGGTGCAGACCTTGACGGTTGGCCGAAACCTTTCGCTTGCAAGCATTGGCGAAATGACGAAAGGCCTTTTCACGTCAACGAAACGTGAGAAGAACATCGTCGATCAGTCGATCAAGAATGTTCACATCAAGACGGACGGTGGCGACGCTGCAATCGGGTCGCTCTCAGGCGGCAACCAGCAGAAGGTCGTTATCGGCAAGATGCTGGCGACTGAGCCAAAGGTCATTCTACTGGATGAGCCAAGCCGCGGTATCGACATTGGTGCGAAGGCCGAAGTGTTCAAGCTGCTGGCTGAAAAGGCCAAAGATGGACTTGCGGTCGTCTACACGACATCTGAAGTCGGCGAATGCCTCAGCATCGCTCATCGTATCATCGTTATGCACCGTGGACGCATCTCCGCCGAATTCGGTTCTGATGTCTCCAAGGAAAAGATCATGGCCGCCTCGGGCGAGTCTATGGTTGGTCACTAA
- a CDS encoding ABC transporter permease produces the protein MSVTSTKEKAASTGTKRKTSIVHLLLEGRAFFALIAIIAVFSFLSPYYFTVNNFLIMSSHVAIFGLLAIGMLLVILNGGIDLSVGSTLGLAGVVAGFLMQGVNLSELGIILYFPIWAVVLITCALGAFVGAINGVLIAYLRVPAFVATLGVLYCARGVALLMTNGLTYNNLGGRPELGNTGFEWLGFNTLFGVPIGVLVLAVLAIIVAVVLNRTAFGRWLYASGGNERAAELSGVPVKRVQISVYVISGICAAIAGLVLSSQLTSAGPTAGTTYELTAIAAVVIGGAALTGGRGTIQGTLLGAFVIGFLSDGLVIIGVSSYWQTVFTGAVIVLAVLLNSIQYSRR, from the coding sequence ATGTCAGTCACGAGCACAAAAGAAAAGGCGGCGTCCACTGGGACAAAGCGCAAAACCAGCATCGTGCATTTGCTGCTCGAAGGCCGTGCGTTCTTTGCGTTAATCGCGATTATCGCGGTCTTCTCGTTCCTTTCGCCTTATTATTTCACCGTCAATAACTTCCTCATCATGTCATCGCATGTGGCCATTTTCGGGCTGCTGGCAATTGGCATGCTGCTGGTTATCCTCAATGGCGGTATCGATCTTTCGGTCGGTTCAACACTCGGTCTTGCAGGTGTTGTTGCTGGCTTCCTGATGCAAGGTGTGAACCTTTCGGAACTGGGTATCATTCTCTATTTCCCGATTTGGGCGGTTGTCCTCATCACCTGTGCTTTGGGTGCATTTGTCGGCGCCATCAACGGTGTTCTGATTGCTTATCTGCGCGTTCCGGCCTTCGTGGCAACGCTCGGCGTACTGTATTGCGCGCGCGGTGTGGCACTTCTGATGACCAATGGTCTCACCTACAACAATCTCGGGGGGCGCCCGGAACTCGGCAATACCGGCTTTGAGTGGCTCGGCTTCAATACGCTTTTTGGTGTGCCGATTGGCGTGCTGGTACTGGCTGTCCTCGCCATCATCGTTGCAGTCGTGCTTAACCGCACGGCATTTGGCCGCTGGCTCTATGCGTCCGGTGGTAATGAACGCGCAGCTGAACTTTCCGGCGTTCCGGTCAAGCGCGTACAGATCTCGGTCTATGTGATCTCTGGCATTTGTGCCGCAATCGCTGGTCTGGTTCTGTCTTCACAGCTGACTTCTGCAGGCCCAACCGCCGGCACCACTTACGAACTGACGGCTATCGCCGCAGTCGTAATCGGCGGCGCAGCACTGACGGGTGGCCGCGGTACCATTCAGGGTACGCTTCTGGGTGCTTTCGTTATCGGCTTCCTCTCCGATGGCCTCGTGATCATCGGCGTATCATCCTACTGGCAGACTGTTTTTACCGGTGCGGTTATCGTGCTCGCAGTTCTGCTCAACAGCATTCAATACTCCCGGCGTTGA
- a CDS encoding D-ribose ABC transporter substrate-binding protein: MFKKGMRVLFAAAAALPLIASSAWAEGLISIVVNDPSNPYWYTEGEIAKKTAEGLGYSAVVGGHKGDTNTESNLIDTAITNKSVAIILDPANADGSVGAVKRAVAAGIPVFLVNAEINQEGLAKAQLVSNNAQGAALGATQWVESVGEEGKYVELFGSPSDNNAATRSNGYETVLSQYPDLVKAGQDVANWNRTQGHDKMQALLQANPDIIGVISGNDEMALGAIAALKKAGKLDKVKVGGFDGSPDAVAAIKAGELQYTVLQPVAIFSEAAVKQADNFIKTGKTGVDQEKQLFDCFLITKDNVDKYTAPFVLEQ; this comes from the coding sequence ATGTTTAAGAAGGGTATGCGCGTTCTGTTTGCTGCTGCTGCAGCACTGCCGCTTATTGCCAGCTCGGCTTGGGCCGAAGGTCTGATCTCAATCGTGGTCAACGATCCTTCGAACCCATACTGGTACACCGAAGGCGAAATCGCCAAGAAGACCGCTGAAGGCCTCGGCTATTCGGCAGTTGTTGGTGGTCACAAGGGCGACACCAACACCGAAAGCAACCTGATCGACACCGCGATCACCAACAAGTCGGTCGCGATCATTCTTGATCCGGCCAATGCTGACGGCTCGGTCGGTGCGGTTAAGCGCGCTGTTGCAGCTGGTATTCCAGTGTTCCTCGTAAACGCTGAAATCAATCAGGAAGGCCTCGCAAAGGCACAGCTCGTTTCCAACAATGCACAGGGTGCTGCACTTGGTGCAACGCAGTGGGTTGAGAGCGTTGGTGAAGAAGGCAAGTATGTTGAGCTGTTCGGTTCGCCGTCGGACAACAATGCCGCCACTCGTTCGAACGGCTATGAAACCGTTCTTTCGCAGTACCCAGACCTCGTAAAGGCTGGTCAGGATGTTGCCAACTGGAACCGTACTCAGGGTCACGACAAGATGCAGGCTTTGCTTCAGGCAAACCCAGACATCATCGGCGTTATCTCCGGTAACGACGAAATGGCTCTCGGTGCAATCGCTGCTCTGAAGAAGGCTGGCAAGCTGGATAAGGTTAAGGTTGGCGGTTTCGACGGTTCGCCGGACGCTGTTGCAGCCATCAAGGCCGGTGAACTTCAGTACACCGTTCTGCAGCCAGTTGCGATCTTCTCGGAAGCTGCTGTTAAGCAGGCCGACAACTTCATCAAGACCGGCAAGACCGGTGTTGACCAGGAAAAGCAGCTTTTCGATTGCTTCCTGATCACCAAGGACAATGTAGACAAGTACACTGCTCCTTTCGTTCTGGAACAGTAA
- a CDS encoding DeoR/GlpR family DNA-binding transcription regulator: MVTSNKASIDNLMTEQVPNDSRHARQLVRRQQIAEMIMSEGSVRIEDLTERFGISLMTAHRDVDELVSRGLFRKARGVVSAAPTSLIEASDLYRVARQSEEKKLIAEAAMQFVEPGQAIFFDDSTTVLQMVPYLPGKGPLTVITNSLILMNEVRDIKDVTLLGLGGQLYNWCNAFVGGMTIHEIRRLRADVAFISIAAITDDLLFHQSPEMVETKRAMLDCAAKRVLLADHTKFERRALHNFGALTDFDVVIVDEETPFAHIERMQAQGINVVVARSGGSKE, from the coding sequence ATGGTCACAAGCAACAAAGCAAGCATAGACAACCTGATGACAGAGCAGGTGCCGAACGATAGCCGGCACGCACGTCAGTTGGTTCGCCGCCAGCAGATTGCTGAAATGATTATGTCCGAAGGATCGGTAAGGATCGAAGATCTGACCGAACGTTTCGGCATCAGCCTGATGACTGCGCACAGAGATGTTGACGAACTCGTCAGTCGCGGTCTGTTTCGTAAGGCGCGCGGCGTTGTTTCTGCCGCACCGACAAGCCTCATTGAAGCGAGCGACCTTTATCGCGTTGCACGTCAGTCCGAAGAGAAAAAGCTGATCGCGGAAGCCGCGATGCAGTTTGTAGAGCCGGGCCAGGCCATCTTCTTCGACGACTCCACAACTGTTCTTCAGATGGTGCCTTACCTGCCCGGCAAGGGACCGCTGACTGTCATTACCAATTCGCTAATCCTGATGAATGAAGTACGCGACATCAAAGATGTCACGCTGCTTGGTCTCGGTGGACAGCTTTATAACTGGTGCAACGCCTTTGTTGGCGGCATGACCATTCATGAAATTCGCCGCCTTCGTGCGGATGTGGCATTCATTTCGATCGCGGCCATCACCGACGATCTGCTGTTTCACCAATCGCCGGAAATGGTCGAAACCAAGCGCGCCATGCTTGATTGTGCAGCAAAGCGCGTGCTGCTTGCTGATCACACAAAGTTCGAGCGCCGCGCATTGCATAATTTCGGAGCGCTTACTGATTTCGACGTTGTGATTGTCGATGAGGAGACGCCTTTCGCGCATATCGAACGCATGCAGGCGCAGGGAATTAATGTCGTCGTCGCCCGCTCGGGCGGTTCAAAAGAATAA